A single Deinococcus aerophilus DNA region contains:
- a CDS encoding LLM class flavin-dependent oxidoreductase: MQIGIDSFAAVVSDPRTGETLGAADRLSNLLGEIVQADEAGIDVFGIGEHHRQEYLDSAPTLILAAAAARTQRVRLTSAVTVLSADDPVRVFQDFATLDLLSRGRAELVVGRGSSVEAYPLFGHDLQDYDSLFAEKLDLLLKIREQTHVHWSGRHRPPLSGQGIYPRPLQDRLPVWLGVGGTPQSFVRAGTLGLPLMIAIIGGDFRHFRPLVDLYRQAGARAGFAPEQLRVGVHAFGFVADTSRGAADAFWPGHERLFTLLGRERGWRPPTRAQFDAACAPGGAYLIGDPQAVADKALYLNDVLGGLSRLTFQMTNVLMPHEQMLRSIELLGTEVAPLIRGRLTTPA; encoded by the coding sequence ATGCAGATTGGAATCGACAGCTTCGCCGCCGTGGTCTCGGATCCCCGGACCGGAGAAACGCTGGGGGCCGCCGACCGGCTGAGCAACCTGCTCGGCGAGATTGTCCAGGCCGACGAGGCGGGCATCGACGTGTTCGGCATCGGCGAGCACCACCGTCAGGAATACCTGGACTCGGCCCCCACCCTGATACTGGCGGCGGCGGCGGCCCGCACGCAGCGCGTCCGGCTGACCAGCGCCGTCACCGTGCTCAGCGCCGACGATCCGGTGCGGGTGTTCCAGGACTTCGCCACGCTGGATCTGCTGTCGCGTGGCCGCGCCGAACTGGTGGTGGGCCGGGGCTCCTCGGTGGAGGCGTATCCGCTGTTCGGGCATGACCTGCAGGACTACGACTCGCTGTTTGCCGAGAAACTGGACCTGCTGCTGAAGATCCGCGAGCAGACCCACGTGCACTGGTCGGGTCGGCACCGCCCCCCGCTGAGCGGCCAGGGCATCTATCCGCGCCCGCTGCAGGACCGCTTGCCGGTGTGGCTGGGGGTAGGCGGCACGCCGCAATCCTTCGTGCGCGCCGGCACCCTGGGGCTGCCGCTGATGATCGCCATCATCGGCGGCGACTTCCGGCACTTTCGTCCGCTGGTGGACCTGTACCGGCAGGCGGGCGCGCGGGCGGGCTTCGCTCCCGAACAGCTGCGGGTGGGCGTTCATGCTTTCGGCTTCGTGGCCGACACCTCCCGTGGGGCGGCCGACGCCTTCTGGCCGGGCCATGAGCGGCTGTTTACCCTGCTGGGCCGCGAGCGCGGCTGGCGCCCGCCCACCCGCGCCCAGTTCGACGCTGCGTGTGCGCCGGGCGGCGCCTACCTGATCGGAGATCCGCAGGCGGTCGCCGACAAGGCGCTGTACCTGAATGATGTCCTCGGCGGCCTCTCACGCCTGACCTTCCAGATGACCAACGTGCTCATGCCGCATGAACAGATGCTGCGCAGCATCGAGCTTCTGGGCACTGAGGTTGCTCCGCTGATTCGCGGACGCCTGACCACTCCCGCCTGA
- the kynU gene encoding kynureninase, whose protein sequence is MTVFDRLFADSALSQLQEKDARDPLAHKRAEFILPDGVVYLDGNSLGALPRRVPARLAQVAEQEWGAGLIRSWTAGAGTGQGWMNLPDRVAAKLAPLVGAQPHELSVGDSTGVNIFKALAAALHLAPPERRVILTDADNFPTDLYVAQGLNALLDGRYEVRRVPGAELEGHLTDEVAVTLLTEVDYRTGRRMDLAGFTARAHAQGILTVWDLAHSAGAFPVDLNGADVDFALGCGYKYLNGGPGAPAFLFVAQRHHAAPVFLSGWMGHADPFEMARDFTPAPGARRYVVGTPMVLSLSALDAALDVFADVDMAELRAKSLSLTDAFIELMEPLAAQHPLTLVTPRAHAERGSQVSYQHPQARAVMDALIGRGILGDFRTPDILRFGFTPLYHSHADVWRAVQGIRAVLEERGA, encoded by the coding sequence ATGACTGTCTTTGACCGCCTGTTTGCCGATTCTGCCCTCAGCCAGCTGCAAGAGAAGGATGCCCGCGATCCGCTGGCCCACAAACGCGCCGAATTCATCCTGCCGGACGGCGTGGTGTATCTGGACGGCAACAGCCTAGGAGCGCTGCCCCGGCGCGTACCCGCCCGGCTTGCCCAGGTGGCCGAGCAGGAGTGGGGCGCTGGCCTGATCCGATCCTGGACGGCGGGGGCCGGGACAGGACAGGGCTGGATGAACCTGCCCGACCGGGTGGCCGCCAAGCTGGCCCCGCTGGTCGGCGCGCAGCCACACGAGCTCTCGGTGGGAGACAGCACCGGCGTGAACATCTTCAAGGCCCTCGCCGCCGCCCTGCACCTCGCGCCGCCGGAACGCCGCGTGATCCTCACCGATGCCGACAACTTTCCCACCGATCTGTACGTGGCCCAGGGCCTCAACGCGCTGCTGGACGGGCGCTATGAGGTGCGGCGCGTGCCGGGAGCCGAGCTGGAAGGGCACCTGACCGACGAGGTGGCCGTCACCCTGCTGACCGAGGTGGACTACCGCACCGGGCGCCGGATGGATCTGGCCGGATTCACGGCGCGCGCGCACGCACAGGGCATTCTGACGGTCTGGGACCTCGCGCACTCGGCCGGAGCCTTTCCGGTGGACTTGAACGGCGCGGACGTGGACTTCGCGCTGGGCTGCGGCTACAAGTACCTCAACGGCGGCCCGGGCGCTCCCGCGTTCCTGTTCGTGGCACAGCGGCACCACGCTGCGCCGGTGTTCCTGAGCGGCTGGATGGGCCACGCCGATCCCTTTGAGATGGCGCGCGACTTCACGCCCGCTCCCGGGGCGCGGCGCTACGTGGTGGGCACGCCGATGGTCCTGAGCCTGAGCGCCCTGGACGCGGCGCTGGACGTATTTGCCGATGTGGACATGGCCGAACTCCGCGCCAAGTCGTTGTCGCTGACCGACGCCTTTATCGAGCTGATGGAGCCGCTGGCGGCGCAGCATCCGCTGACGCTGGTGACGCCGCGGGCCCACGCCGAGCGCGGCAGTCAGGTGTCGTACCAGCACCCCCAAGCGCGGGCCGTGATGGACGCCCTGATCGGGCGGGGCATTCTGGGTGATTTCCGCACGCCGGACATCCTGCGCTTCGGCTTCACGCCGCTGTACCACTCGCACGCGGACGTGTGGCGGGCGGTACAGGGCATCCGGGCGGTGCTGGAGGAGCGCGGAGCATGA
- the kynA gene encoding tryptophan 2,3-dioxygenase, with the protein MSDQDAPERAHTDFSHSLSYGDYLQLDTLKAAHRPITGAHDEHLFIAVHHVSEVWLELIVRELRAAMTLLHGGITDTPLKMLTRVVRAQEQLTNAWEVLKTMTPADYLQFRHAFGQASGFQSASYRTVEFLLGNRRAVLLRPHEHRPDLHDPLEADLHAPSLYDLALRLLAARGLPVPREVLERDLTQPPVLNEAVLDAWLTVYRAPDTYWDLYELAEKLLDVEDNFRRWRFNHLTTVERTIGFKAGSGGTSGAGYLRAALNTVLFPELWEVRTRL; encoded by the coding sequence ATGAGCGATCAGGACGCTCCGGAACGCGCACATACCGACTTCAGCCACAGCCTGAGCTACGGCGATTACCTGCAGCTGGATACGCTCAAGGCCGCGCACCGGCCCATCACCGGGGCCCACGACGAGCACCTGTTTATCGCCGTTCACCACGTCTCGGAGGTGTGGCTGGAACTGATCGTGCGCGAGCTGCGGGCGGCCATGACACTGCTTCATGGGGGCATCACCGACACGCCGCTGAAGATGCTGACCCGCGTGGTCCGCGCACAGGAGCAACTCACGAACGCCTGGGAAGTTCTCAAGACCATGACGCCCGCCGACTATCTGCAGTTCCGGCACGCCTTCGGGCAGGCGTCGGGCTTTCAGTCGGCGAGCTACCGCACGGTGGAATTTCTGCTCGGCAACCGCCGCGCGGTGCTGCTGCGCCCGCACGAACACCGTCCCGACCTGCATGACCCGCTGGAAGCGGACCTGCACGCCCCCAGCCTGTACGACCTGGCGCTGCGGCTGCTCGCCGCGCGGGGACTGCCGGTGCCCCGGGAGGTGCTGGAGCGGGACCTCACCCAGCCGCCGGTCCTCAACGAGGCCGTGCTGGACGCGTGGCTGACCGTGTACCGTGCCCCCGACACCTACTGGGACCTGTACGAGCTGGCCGAGAAGCTGCTGGACGTGGAGGACAACTTCCGGCGCTGGCGCTTTAACCACCTCACCACGGTGGAGCGCACCATCGGCTTCAAGGCCGGGTCGGGCGGCACGAGCGGTGCGGGGTACCTGCGCGCGGCCCTGAACACGGTGCTGTTTCCCGAACTGTGGGAGGTGCGGACCCGGTTGTAG
- a CDS encoding EAL domain-containing protein — protein MTDRTAPCRACQVPPASPLTLQMAFQPIVDMSRREVYAYEALVRGPQGQPAGWVFEQFQAAQDSAGAPDVGSLYHLDQQCRMTAIRSAARLGMQTRLSINIMPNAVYNPRTCIQATLQTAREVGFPLERLLFEITEHEQVPDAAHVRNIIDTYRAWGFGTALDDYGAGHANLGLLLAIRPDVVKIDRTVVSGLHHDRWQQAALRHMAQFAREAGVLLVAEGVEDLAEARCLLSLGITHMQGYALARPGLECLPEIAPEVYAQLN, from the coding sequence ATGACTGACCGCACTGCTCCCTGCCGTGCGTGTCAGGTTCCGCCCGCCTCACCGCTGACGCTGCAGATGGCCTTCCAGCCCATCGTGGACATGAGCCGCCGTGAGGTCTACGCCTACGAGGCGCTGGTGCGCGGGCCCCAGGGCCAGCCGGCGGGCTGGGTGTTCGAGCAGTTCCAGGCGGCCCAGGACAGCGCGGGGGCGCCGGATGTGGGCAGCCTGTACCACCTTGACCAGCAGTGCCGCATGACTGCCATCCGCAGCGCGGCCCGCCTGGGCATGCAGACCCGGCTGTCCATCAACATCATGCCCAACGCGGTATACAACCCTCGAACGTGCATACAGGCCACCCTGCAGACGGCGCGTGAGGTGGGCTTTCCGCTGGAGCGGCTGCTCTTTGAGATCACCGAACACGAGCAGGTACCCGACGCGGCGCATGTGCGGAACATCATTGACACTTACCGGGCCTGGGGCTTTGGCACCGCGCTGGACGACTACGGTGCGGGACATGCCAACCTGGGCCTGTTGCTCGCAATCCGCCCGGATGTGGTGAAGATTGACCGCACGGTGGTCAGCGGCCTTCACCATGACCGCTGGCAGCAAGCGGCGCTGCGCCACATGGCCCAGTTTGCCCGGGAAGCCGGGGTGCTGCTTGTGGCCGAGGGAGTGGAGGATCTCGCCGAGGCGCGCTGCCTGCTCTCGCTGGGCATCACGCACATGCAGGGATATGCCCTGGCCCGTCCCGGGCTGGAGTGCCTGCCTGAAATTGCCCCGGAAGTCTACGCGCAGCTCAACTGA
- a CDS encoding cation diffusion facilitator family transporter, whose translation MTDHDHAASGHNHGANANARQLALALGLTASFLVVEVIYSFISGSLALLSDAGHMLTDVMALVLSLLAIRVGARPADRRRTFGYRRAEILAAAVNAGALFAVGLYILVEAYSRLREPVTVQSTPMLIVAVLGLIVNVISARILVGGSTQNLNLKSAYLEVMGDLLGSVAVIAGAVIIRVTGLSWVDPVLGALIGLWVLPRTWTLLRQSVNVLLEGVPEGLDLRSLRADLAALPGVQGVHDLHVWSVTSGQNNLTAHLVAPDPVPALLPRVEELARQHGIDHVTVQLEAPDAHGEHGDEHLHP comes from the coding sequence ATGACGGACCACGACCACGCGGCTTCCGGCCACAACCACGGAGCGAACGCCAACGCCCGGCAGCTGGCCCTGGCGCTGGGTCTGACGGCCAGTTTTCTGGTGGTCGAGGTGATCTACAGCTTCATCTCGGGCAGCCTGGCGCTGCTTTCGGACGCCGGACACATGCTCACCGACGTGATGGCGCTGGTGCTCTCGCTGCTCGCGATCCGTGTGGGGGCGCGACCGGCCGACCGGCGGCGCACCTTCGGCTACCGCCGTGCCGAGATTCTGGCGGCGGCGGTGAACGCCGGGGCGCTGTTTGCCGTTGGCCTCTACATCCTGGTGGAGGCGTACTCGCGCCTGCGTGAACCGGTCACGGTGCAGTCCACACCCATGCTGATCGTGGCCGTGCTGGGCCTGATCGTCAATGTGATCAGCGCCCGCATTCTGGTGGGCGGCAGCACGCAGAACCTGAATCTCAAGTCGGCCTACCTGGAGGTGATGGGCGACCTGCTGGGGTCGGTCGCAGTGATCGCCGGGGCCGTGATCATCCGGGTGACCGGCCTGAGCTGGGTGGATCCGGTGCTGGGCGCACTGATCGGCCTGTGGGTGCTGCCGCGCACCTGGACGCTGCTGCGCCAGAGCGTGAACGTGCTCCTTGAAGGTGTGCCCGAGGGCCTGGACCTGAGAAGCTTGCGTGCCGACCTTGCGGCGCTGCCCGGTGTGCAGGGCGTCCACGACCTGCACGTATGGAGCGTGACCAGCGGACAGAACAACCTGACGGCCCATCTGGTCGCGCCCGATCCGGTTCCGGCGCTGCTGCCTCGGGTGGAGGAACTGGCCCGGCAGCACGGCATTGACCACGTCACTGTCCAGCTGGAGGCTCCGGATGCCCACGGCGAGCACGGCGACGAACACCTGCATCCGTGA
- a CDS encoding glycoside hydrolase family 15 protein — protein MTQDTEPRKQAEQLPQDERAAQEPRLRDLALLSDRRSAALVSALGEVVWYCPGRFDAPSLLARLLDPVRGGSWAVVCPGAQGGGRSYVADSAVLESRLRLESSGGGAPLALTLTDFMPFGKGLPSGLCRTLSPAPQPLELVLRAAPDYARREAHLRPDGAGVQISDRQWLYASHPPRIEEGAVVVRVPAGEAAWALLSDDRLDAAPGWADVARWREQTLAAWQELAAHAGYHGPYQHAVRSSLRALRMLTDGNSGATIAAPTTSLPEVAGGDKNWDYRYVWLRDAGMVVSALTRIESDGSEGRQFLAFICGTAHREDGLPAPPFMTVGGGDPPAEIELNLRGYQDSRPVRIGNGARGQLQLDAYGNVLLAAKLIYERFGTREHWSVVERLAEYLCDHWQDDDYGIWEERQKRPYVAGKVLAATALEYIAGSASTPEQAARWRRAAAAARDWVACHGLTAEGAYAYVAGEEGVDLTAALYPVWGYCAPDTPEMLATLRVLERDYCHNHLYWRHLAGETDRREGVFLAGTLWVAQYWVMRDPQRARTILEAVLAQASDLGFLAEEADPWTGELLGNYPQTFVHAALIGMVIDLKAALADLEAV, from the coding sequence ATGACGCAAGACACGGAACCACGGAAGCAGGCGGAACAGCTGCCGCAGGACGAGCGGGCGGCACAGGAACCGCGCCTGCGTGATCTGGCCCTGCTGAGTGACCGGCGCAGCGCCGCCCTGGTGAGCGCGCTGGGTGAAGTGGTGTGGTACTGCCCGGGCCGCTTCGACGCACCCTCCCTGCTTGCGCGCCTGCTGGACCCGGTGCGCGGCGGCTCGTGGGCCGTGGTGTGCCCGGGAGCGCAGGGCGGTGGCCGCAGCTACGTCGCGGACAGCGCCGTTCTGGAATCGCGCCTGCGGCTGGAAAGCAGCGGTGGAGGCGCTCCCCTGGCCCTGACCCTGACCGATTTCATGCCGTTCGGGAAGGGGCTGCCTTCCGGACTGTGCCGTACGCTCTCGCCGGCCCCACAGCCGCTTGAACTGGTGCTGCGCGCCGCCCCCGACTACGCCCGCCGGGAAGCCCATCTGCGGCCCGATGGCGCGGGCGTGCAGATCAGTGACCGCCAGTGGCTGTACGCCTCGCACCCGCCGCGCATTGAGGAGGGCGCCGTGGTGGTCCGCGTGCCGGCCGGCGAGGCGGCCTGGGCTCTGCTGAGCGATGATCGGCTGGACGCGGCCCCCGGCTGGGCCGACGTGGCCCGCTGGCGCGAACAGACCCTCGCGGCGTGGCAGGAACTCGCGGCGCACGCGGGTTACCACGGCCCGTACCAGCACGCGGTGCGTTCCTCGCTGCGGGCGCTGCGTATGCTCACCGACGGGAACAGCGGCGCCACCATCGCCGCCCCCACCACCAGCCTGCCCGAGGTGGCGGGCGGCGACAAGAACTGGGACTACCGCTACGTGTGGCTGCGGGACGCCGGTATGGTGGTCAGCGCCCTGACCCGGATAGAGAGCGACGGCAGCGAGGGCCGACAGTTTCTGGCCTTCATCTGCGGAACCGCACACCGCGAGGACGGTCTGCCCGCGCCGCCGTTCATGACGGTGGGCGGCGGCGACCCGCCCGCCGAGATCGAACTGAATCTGCGCGGTTACCAGGACAGCCGCCCGGTCCGGATTGGAAACGGAGCGCGCGGACAGCTGCAGCTCGACGCCTACGGCAACGTGCTGCTCGCCGCCAAGCTGATCTATGAGCGTTTCGGTACCCGCGAGCACTGGAGCGTGGTGGAACGTCTGGCCGAGTACCTGTGCGACCACTGGCAGGACGACGATTACGGCATCTGGGAAGAGCGTCAGAAACGTCCCTACGTGGCGGGCAAGGTCCTGGCCGCCACCGCCCTGGAATACATCGCCGGGTCCGCCTCCACTCCGGAGCAGGCCGCCCGCTGGCGCCGGGCCGCCGCCGCCGCGCGGGACTGGGTTGCGTGCCATGGCCTGACCGCCGAGGGCGCCTACGCCTACGTGGCGGGCGAGGAGGGGGTGGACCTGACGGCGGCCCTGTATCCGGTCTGGGGCTACTGCGCCCCCGACACCCCGGAGATGCTTGCGACCCTGCGGGTGCTGGAACGCGACTACTGCCACAACCACCTGTACTGGCGGCATCTGGCCGGTGAGACGGACCGGCGGGAGGGCGTCTTCCTGGCGGGGACCCTGTGGGTGGCGCAGTACTGGGTCATGCGGGACCCGCAGCGGGCCAGAACCATCCTGGAAGCGGTCCTGGCCCAGGCGAGCGACCTGGGCTTCCTGGCCGAGGAAGCCGATCCCTGGACCGGCGAGTTGCTGGGCAACTACCCGCAGACGTTTGTTCACGCGGCCCTGATCGGCATGGTCATCGACCTCAAGGCGGCCCTGGCTGACCTGGAAGCGGTCTGA
- a CDS encoding FAD-binding dehydrogenase yields the protein MTPHETDIIVVGAGLAGLVAAAEAADAGRRVLLLDQEGEQNLGGQAYWSFGGLFLIDTPEQRRLGIRDSHTLAWRDWQNTAGFDRPEDHWPRRWAEAYVEFAAGEKYGWLAAQGVRFFPGVGWAERGGQGAGGPGNSVPRFHITWGTGPGVVEPFERRVRGHVAAGRITFRFRHRVRGLNITGGVVHGVHGDVLEPSGVGRGEASSRVVVDDFDLNAGAVILTSGGIGGNHELVRQNWPTQRLGPAPKFMVSGVPQHVDGAAQAMAERAGARLINRDRMWHYTEGVRNWNPIWAMHGIRILPGPSSLWLAPDGRRLPYPHYPGFDTLGTLQHITTHGYPHTWFVLNRAVIKKEFTLSGSEQNLDLTNRDWRGVAGRLGRRVAPPVQAFMDHGADFVVRGSLPELVRGMNELIGDEAVDLETVQREVADRDLQVANPFGKDPQLAVVTGARAFINERLIRIVKPAPLLDPAAGPLIAVRLNILTRKTLGGLETDLQARVLDAAGQPMPGLYAAGEVAGFGGGGLHGYRSLEGTFLGGCLFSGRVAGRCAAGALG from the coding sequence ATGACCCCACACGAGACGGACATCATCGTGGTCGGCGCAGGCCTGGCCGGACTGGTCGCCGCCGCCGAGGCCGCCGACGCTGGCCGGCGCGTGCTGCTGCTGGACCAGGAGGGCGAGCAGAATCTGGGCGGACAGGCGTACTGGTCGTTTGGTGGCCTGTTTCTGATCGACACACCCGAGCAGCGGCGTCTGGGCATCCGCGACAGCCATACCCTGGCGTGGCGCGACTGGCAGAACACGGCCGGATTCGACCGCCCGGAGGACCACTGGCCGCGCCGCTGGGCCGAGGCCTACGTGGAGTTTGCCGCCGGGGAAAAGTACGGCTGGCTGGCGGCGCAGGGCGTGCGTTTCTTTCCCGGCGTGGGCTGGGCCGAGCGCGGCGGGCAGGGTGCGGGCGGTCCCGGCAACAGCGTGCCGCGCTTTCACATCACCTGGGGCACCGGGCCGGGCGTCGTGGAGCCCTTCGAGCGGCGGGTGCGCGGGCACGTGGCAGCGGGGCGCATCACCTTCCGCTTTCGCCACCGCGTGCGCGGCCTGAACATCACGGGCGGCGTGGTGCATGGCGTCCACGGCGACGTGCTGGAACCCTCGGGGGTGGGGCGCGGCGAGGCGAGTTCGCGGGTGGTCGTGGACGACTTCGATCTGAACGCCGGGGCGGTGATTCTCACTTCCGGGGGCATCGGCGGCAACCATGAGCTGGTGCGCCAGAACTGGCCCACCCAGCGCCTGGGTCCCGCGCCGAAATTCATGGTCTCCGGGGTGCCGCAGCATGTGGACGGCGCGGCGCAGGCCATGGCCGAGCGGGCCGGGGCGCGGCTGATCAACCGCGACCGCATGTGGCACTACACCGAAGGAGTCCGCAACTGGAATCCCATCTGGGCCATGCACGGCATTCGCATCCTGCCGGGGCCGAGCAGCCTGTGGCTCGCGCCGGACGGCCGCCGGCTGCCGTACCCCCATTACCCCGGCTTCGATACCCTGGGTACCCTGCAGCACATCACCACGCACGGCTATCCCCACACCTGGTTTGTGCTCAACCGCGCAGTCATCAAAAAAGAATTCACCCTCTCCGGCAGCGAACAAAACCTGGATCTGACCAACCGGGACTGGCGGGGGGTGGCCGGGCGGTTGGGCAGAAGGGTGGCCCCCCCGGTGCAGGCCTTCATGGACCACGGCGCGGATTTTGTGGTGCGCGGCAGCCTGCCTGAACTGGTGCGCGGCATGAACGAACTGATCGGGGATGAGGCGGTGGATCTTGAGACCGTGCAGCGCGAGGTTGCCGACCGCGACCTGCAAGTTGCCAACCCCTTCGGCAAGGACCCGCAGCTCGCCGTCGTCACGGGGGCGCGCGCGTTCATCAACGAGCGGTTGATCCGCATCGTCAAGCCTGCGCCGCTGCTGGACCCGGCGGCCGGACCCCTGATCGCCGTCCGGCTGAACATCCTGACCCGCAAGACCCTGGGCGGCCTGGAAACCGATCTGCAGGCGCGGGTTCTGGACGCCGCCGGCCAGCCGATGCCGGGTCTGTACGCGGCCGGCGAGGTCGCGGGCTTCGGCGGCGGCGGCCTGCACGGTTACCGCTCGCTGGAAGGCACCTTTCTGGGAGGCTGCCTGTTCAGCGGGCGGGTCGCCGGCCGGTGCGCGGCGGGGGCGCTGGGGTAG
- a CDS encoding ABC transporter substrate-binding protein gives MKSLTRSALVLAAALAAGQALAATRGGQLVYGRYADSLFLDPVLNDANLDIWILTNLYDTLLQPTTDGKGVQAGLASSYTTAKDGKSMVLTLRPGLKFADGSALTAADVKWSLDRARNPEAGAWNSSLASISSIVASGNKVTLNLKQPDPTLPAALATFNAAIMPQKLFTAAPGKNDAEKAKAFAEKPVGSGPFVLSEWKRGSYMVMKRNPYYWKKGDDGKALPYLDSVRFEIIPDDNTRILKLQAGELQGAEFIPLSRVAELKKAPNINMTLFPSTKVNSILMNNRPKLNDGTVNPLSDVNVRQALNYAANKDALIQVVTYGTGKLMKSYMSSTTPLFDAKQPGFPYDLAKAKALMAASKFKDGFEVTVLATSGSADDLALLTALQQMWGAIGVKLKIEQLDAATKTARYRANDFQMRTAAWTNDINDPSQITSYYTLFDNIESVHTGFKSAEIDKLFAQSQQELNPAKRAAQYQQIQSIYLKAAPIVYLYETPYPVALSNKVKGFVQIPLGNNIFAGAYLDK, from the coding sequence ATGAAAAGCCTGACCCGTTCTGCCCTCGTGCTCGCCGCTGCCCTCGCCGCTGGACAGGCCCTCGCCGCCACCCGGGGAGGCCAGCTGGTCTACGGCCGCTACGCCGACTCTCTGTTTCTGGACCCGGTGCTCAACGACGCCAACCTCGACATCTGGATTCTGACCAACCTGTACGACACCCTGCTGCAGCCGACCACCGACGGCAAGGGCGTGCAGGCGGGACTGGCCAGCAGCTACACGACGGCCAAGGACGGCAAGAGCATGGTGCTGACCCTGCGCCCGGGCCTGAAGTTTGCCGACGGCAGCGCCCTGACGGCGGCCGACGTGAAGTGGTCGCTGGACCGCGCCCGCAATCCTGAAGCGGGGGCCTGGAACAGCTCGCTGGCAAGCATCAGCTCCATTGTCGCGAGCGGCAACAAGGTGACGCTGAACCTCAAGCAGCCCGACCCTACCCTGCCCGCCGCGCTGGCCACCTTCAACGCCGCGATCATGCCGCAGAAGCTGTTCACCGCCGCGCCCGGCAAGAACGACGCCGAGAAGGCCAAGGCCTTTGCCGAGAAGCCGGTGGGCTCCGGTCCCTTTGTCCTGAGCGAGTGGAAGCGCGGCTCGTACATGGTCATGAAGCGCAATCCCTACTACTGGAAGAAGGGAGACGATGGCAAAGCGCTGCCCTACCTGGACAGCGTGCGCTTCGAGATCATTCCCGACGACAACACCCGCATCCTGAAACTGCAGGCCGGCGAGCTGCAGGGCGCAGAATTCATTCCGCTGAGCCGCGTGGCCGAGCTGAAAAAGGCCCCGAACATCAACATGACGCTGTTTCCCTCCACCAAGGTCAACAGCATCCTGATGAACAACCGGCCCAAGCTGAACGACGGCACCGTGAACCCGCTGAGCGACGTCAACGTTCGTCAGGCGCTGAACTACGCCGCCAACAAGGACGCGCTGATTCAGGTGGTCACCTACGGCACCGGCAAGCTGATGAAGTCGTACATGTCCTCCACCACGCCGCTGTTCGATGCCAAGCAGCCCGGGTTCCCGTACGATCTGGCCAAGGCCAAGGCCCTGATGGCGGCGAGCAAATTCAAGGACGGCTTTGAGGTCACCGTGCTGGCGACCAGCGGCAGCGCCGACGATCTGGCCCTGCTGACCGCCCTGCAGCAGATGTGGGGAGCGATTGGCGTCAAGCTCAAGATCGAGCAGCTCGACGCCGCCACCAAGACTGCCCGTTACCGCGCCAACGACTTCCAGATGCGCACGGCGGCCTGGACCAACGACATCAACGATCCCAGCCAGATCACCAGCTACTACACGCTCTTTGACAACATCGAGTCGGTCCACACCGGCTTCAAGAGCGCCGAGATCGACAAGCTGTTTGCCCAGAGTCAGCAGGAACTGAATCCGGCCAAACGCGCCGCGCAGTACCAGCAGATTCAGAGCATCTACCTCAAGGCCGCGCCGATCGTGTACCTCTACGAGACGCCGTATCCGGTGGCGCTGTCGAACAAGGTCAAGGGCTTTGTGCAGATTCCGCTGGGCAACAACATCTTTGCCGGGGCATATCTGGACAAGTAA
- a CDS encoding ABC transporter permease — MHANYVIKRLLQIIPTFLAVMLVVFLLVRLLPGDPASAILGDRATEEVVERTNRALGLDKPLPVQFGIFVGNLLQGNLGDSISLKVPVLRLILERLPTTLFLTAYAAVLGVLMAVPLAVLAAVRRNTWVDALIRGVFQVGLSLPVFYVALQLLTLLGARLGWFPIGGYGEGFTGHLYHLFLPALTLGLNLAAILVRTLRNSVIEVLGAEYVEFARAKGLRGRVILGRHVLRNALIATVTLLGLNIGALIGGAVITETVFAIPGVGRLMVDAIFGRDYPVIQGLTLTFAVIVSVVFLITDLIHARLDPRAELS, encoded by the coding sequence ATGCACGCCAATTACGTCATCAAACGGCTCCTTCAGATCATTCCGACCTTTCTGGCGGTCATGCTGGTGGTTTTCCTGCTGGTGCGGCTGTTGCCCGGCGATCCGGCCAGCGCCATTCTGGGAGACCGTGCCACCGAGGAAGTCGTCGAGCGCACCAACCGGGCCCTGGGCCTGGACAAACCCCTGCCCGTGCAGTTCGGGATTTTTGTTGGAAATCTTTTGCAGGGCAACCTGGGAGACAGCATCAGCCTGAAGGTGCCGGTGCTGCGCCTGATTCTGGAACGGCTGCCCACCACGCTGTTTCTGACCGCCTACGCCGCCGTGCTGGGCGTGTTGATGGCCGTGCCGCTGGCGGTGCTCGCCGCCGTGCGCCGCAACACCTGGGTGGACGCGCTGATCCGGGGCGTGTTTCAGGTGGGGCTGTCGCTGCCCGTGTTCTATGTAGCGCTGCAACTGCTGACCCTGCTGGGCGCACGCCTGGGCTGGTTTCCCATCGGCGGCTACGGCGAGGGTTTTACCGGCCACCTATACCACCTGTTCTTGCCCGCATTGACGCTGGGCCTGAACCTCGCGGCCATTCTGGTGCGGACCCTGCGCAACAGCGTCATCGAGGTGCTGGGGGCCGAGTACGTGGAATTCGCCCGGGCCAAGGGGCTGCGGGGCCGCGTGATTTTGGGGCGCCACGTGCTGCGCAACGCCCTGATCGCCACCGTCACGCTGCTGGGCCTGAACATCGGTGCCCTGATCGGCGGGGCCGTGATCACCGAAACCGTGTTTGCCATTCCCGGCGTTGGCCGGTTGATGGTGGACGCCATCTTCGGGCGCGACTACCCGGTGATTCAGGGCCTGACCCTGACCTTTGCCGTGATCGTGTCCGTGGTCTTCCTGATCACCGATCTGATCCATGCCCGCCTGGACCCGCGCGCGGAGCTGTCATGA